A region of Toxorhynchites rutilus septentrionalis strain SRP chromosome 1, ASM2978413v1, whole genome shotgun sequence DNA encodes the following proteins:
- the LOC129761423 gene encoding uncharacterized protein LOC129761423, translating to MLEKLGSISPVLLNMSRAEPVGAKPVSQGPPPSTFPLSTPPERNGDQFAPQANTGPNNNDLHSNVRSIPAPRMPETGPSPSQLAARQIMPRDLPPFAGNPADWPIFISSFVNTTAACGYSSVENLTRLQRCLKGAAYEAVRSRLLLPESVPQVINTLQLLYGRPELLINVLLDKVRSTPAPKAERLETLIEFGMAVQSLCDHLEAAGQQSHLMNPCLLMELVEKLPAHVKMEWASFMQRFPEVNLKTFGTFMDGIVVSASKVTRYTGGYGKGASVDKSTTKNRGSINTHVSQPEVPKKEDKPCGVCKRRGHRVRDCDNFKALSVDDRWKTAQDNELCRSCLNAHGRRSCRSATQCGINGCPFRHHPLLHSNRSNRPSSGSTAPRVAYNIETAGNHAHRMQDQSLLFRIIPVTLYGPKRTVKTFAFLDDGSSLTLVEEELTNKIGIDGIPAPLCLTWTGNVSRIEAESKQLQLEVSSANGGKHHQLKNVRTVKKLALPGQTLRINEFVDRYKHLRGLPLSGYENAVPQLLIGVNNLRFTLPLKVKEGDSNEPVAMKTRLGWCVYGGIDTSLTIAVNFHACDCDSDRALHELVKDYFTLEDVGSRPKNELLSADDRRAQHILEKTTTRVGNQFETGLLWRYDEVEFPDSYGMALRRLECLERRMVRNPLLKEKIHRQIEEYQQKGYTHRANEEEVKAVDPRRVWYLPLGAVVNPKKPEKVRLIWDAAAVVDGISLNAMLLKGPDQLTSLPAVLSRFRQFAVAVAADIQEMFHQLRIRGIDRHSLRFLFREDPTVTPDVYVMDVATFGATCSPASAQYVKNRNAADCADKYPRAVEGIIENHYVDDYLESFGTVAEAVQISEQVRAIHSKGGFLLRNWQSNSATVKQQLGETTVSSNKHLFHDKTAENGRVLGMLWLTDEDCLSFSVQLKEDVQRILKSESRPTKRQVLRCLMSFFDPLGLLSALMVHGKILLQDIWRAGTQWDEQISEDHEERWRSWTAVLQRISTVKVPRCYFPNATLQCYRQLQLHIFVDASEAAYAAVAYFRIVETNGTSRCALVTAKTKVAPLKHLSIPRLELQAAVLGTRLMRFTLESHTVIITERYMWSDSTTVLAWLRADPRKYKQYVACRIGEILEQTDVNEWWWVPSKNNPADYATKWGSGPSVDVKGVWFQGPGIYGEAKNTDFLTQEELQQAEVMLIVMAQRQRFSDELAVLSRDRDRPKTERVGLSKASSLYQLTPFVDETGIMRVDGRIGAAANVCFEAKYPAILPKKHRLTELIIEAYHRKFQHANSETLVNEIRQRYYVSHLRAVVRKIGSECNVCKQLRATPHVPRMASLPPARLASFTRPFTYVGLDFFGPLVVKVGRSNAKRWVALFTCLTIRAVHCELVFSLSTDACLKSIRRFVCRRGAPAEIHSDNGTNFCGAVRQIQQGLAATVTSTTTKWLFIPPTASHMGGAWERMVRSVKQAMMGAYNSDRKLDDESLNTLIIEAEAIVNSRPLTYLPLDAEESEALSPNHFLLGSSSGVQLPVAEPTDSSEALKNSWSMIQHQLDCFWRRWIREMLPTLTKRTKWFGEERMISDGDLVFIIDDGKRNDWTRGRVMEVIPGADGRIRQAIVRTARGLLRRPVSKLAILDIGGKTGTGGQCYGGRMFPLGALLHLSVSRCYLDLIPLTAVKHPQTVHRMTTGKKEK from the coding sequence ATGCTAGAGAAATTGGGATCTATTAGCCCGGTACTCCTAAATATGAGTCGGGCTGAACCTGTTGGGGCTAAGCCTGTTTCTCAAGGCCCACCCCCCTCTACGTTTCCTCTCTCCACACCTCCAGAGAGGAACGGAGATCAATTTGCTCCTCAAGCCAATACAGGTCCAAATAATAACGATTTACATTCAAATGTACGTTCTATTCCGGCACCAAGAATGCCTGAAACTGGTCCTTCCCCCTCGCAGTTGGCCGCTCGACAAATTATGCCCCGCGACCTTCCCCCTTTCGCCGGTAACCCCGCGGACTGGCCTATATTTATTAGTTCGTTTGTCAATACAACCGCCGCGTGTGGATATTCCAGTGTTGAAAACTTAACCCGACTACAACGATGCCTGAAAGGTGCAGCGTATGAAGCAGTAAGAAGCCGTCTCCTTCTCCCGGAATCAGTGCCGCAGGTCATCAACACTCTTCAGCTTCTCTATGGACGTCCGGAACTCCTGATCAATGTGCTGTTGGATAAGGTGAGATCGACTCCAGCACCTAAGGCGGAACGTCTAGAAACGCTCATCGAGTTTGGAATGGCAGTACAGAGCTTGTGTGACCATTTGGAGGCAGCAGGTCAACAGTCCCACCTGATGAACCCGTGTTTGCTGATGGAGCTGGTGGAAAAGTTGCCCGCACATGTGAAAATGGAGTGGGCGAGTTTCATGCAGCGATTTCCTGAGGTGAACCTTAAGACTTTCGGAACCTTCATGGACGGCATTGTGGTATCGGCCAGCAAGGTAACCCGATATACTGGAGGATACGGAAAAGGAGCCAGCGTGGACAAGTCAACAACGAAGAACAGAGGGTCGATCAACACGCATGTTAGCCAACCGGAAGTACCGAAGAAAGAGGATAAGCCATGTGGTGTTTGCAAGCGGCGAGGGCATCGGGTACGGGACTGCGACAACTTTAAAGCGCTCTCTGTCGACGACCGGTGGAAGACAGCACAGGACAACGAACTTTGTCGCAGCTGCTTAAATGCGCACGGCAGAAGGAGTTGTCGAAGTGCAACCCAGTGTGGAATCAACGGATGCCCTTTCCGCCACCACCCACTACTGCATTCCAACCGTAGTAATCGACCGTCCAGTGGATCAACAGCGCCCAGGGTAGCGTACAATATCGAAACTGCGGGAAATCATGCACATCGTATGCAGGATCAATCGCTGCTTTTTCGTATAATTCCAGTGACGCTCTATGGACCGAAGAGAACAGTGAAAacctttgcattcctggacgacGGCTCGTCCTTAACACTAGTAGAAGAGGAGCTTACAAACAAGATCGGTATCGACGGGATACCGGCACCATTGTGTCTAACCTGGACGGGGAATGTGTCCAGAATCGAAGCTGAATCGAAGCAGTTGCAGTTAGAGGTGTCCAGCGCTAACGGTGGAAAGCACCACCAACTGAAGAATGTGCGTACCGTGAAAAAACTAGCTCTGCCTGGTCAGACGTTGCGAATCAACGAGTTCGTGGACAGGTATAAGCATCTTCGCGGCCTCCCACTTTCCGGATACGAGAACGCAGTACCTCAGCTGCTGATAGGAGTCAACAACTTACGgtttacattaccgttgaaggTGAAAGAAGGTGATTCCAACGAACCAGTTGCCATGAAAACCCGTCTGGGCTGGTGTGTATACGGGGGGATCGATACTTCGTTGACCATTGCCGTCAATTTCCACGCTTGTGATTGTGACTCGGATCGTGCACTGCACGAACTGGTGAAGGATTATTTCACTCTAGAGGACGTCGGTTCCAGACCGAAGAATGAATTGCTGTCAGCCGATGACAGGAGGGCTCAGCATATTCTGGAGAAGACCACTACACGGGTGGGCAATCAATTTGAGACAGGGCTGTTATGGAGGTACGACGAAGTTGAATTTCCGGACAGCTACGGAATGGCTTTACGAAGACTGGAGTGTCTAGAACGTCGGATGGTGAGGAATCCATTATTAAAAGAGAAAATTCACCGTCAAATTGAAGAGTACCAGCAGAAAGGTTACACGCATCGAGCTAACGAGGAGGAGGTAAAAGCAGTCGATCCTAGAAGAGTCTGGTACCTACCGCTGGGAGCGGTAGTGAATCCAAAGAAGCCGGAAAAGGTCCGGCTCATCTGGGATGCCGCAGCTGTAGTGGATGGAATCTCCCTCAACGCAATGCTTCTCAAAGGCCCGGATCAGCTCACATCATTGCCAGCTGTATTGTCGCGGTTTCGCCAGTTTGCGGTGGCAGTCGCCGCCGATATTCAAGAGATGTTCCATCAGTTGCGGATCCGTGGAATAGATCGACACTCGCTGCGTTTCTTGTTTCGTGAAGATCCAACCGTTACACCAGATGTCTATGTTATGGACGTGGCTACATTCGGGGCTACCTGCTCCCCAGCATCGGCGCAGTATGTCAAGAACAGGAATGCCGCAGACTGTGCCGACAAGTATCCAAGAGCTGTCGAAGGGATAATAGAAAACCACTACGTTGACGACTACCTCGAGAGCTTTGGTACAGTAGCGGAAGCAGTGCAGATATCGGAGCAAGTGAGGGCGATCCATAGCAAAGGAGGCTTTCTGCTACGAAACTGGCAGTCAAACAGTGCTACCGTGAAGCAGCAATTGGGTGAAACCACAGTCTCCTCTAACAAACATTTGTTTCATGATAAAACAGCAGAAAACGGACGCGTATTGGGCATGCTGTGGTTAACGGACGAAGATTGCCTAAGCTTTAGCGTACAGCTGAAGGAAGACGTGCAGCGAATCCTGAAAAGTGAATCCCGTCCTACGAAGAGACAAGTTCTACGTTGTCTCATGAGTTTTTTCGATCCACTGGGCCTCTTGAGCGCTCTCATGGTCCACGGCAAGATCTTGCTACAAGACATATGGCGCGCTGGAACTCAATGGGATGAGCAGATCAGTGAAGACCACGAGGAGCGATGGCGGAGCTGGACTGCCGTGTTACAGCGGATTTCGACCGTAAAAGTTCCCCGATGCTATTTCCCGAACGCTACCCTGCAGTGCTACCGTCAGCTGCAATTGCACATCTTCGTGGACGCGAGCGAGGCTGCGTATGCAGCGGTAGCGTATTTTCGAATCGTCGAAACAAATGGTACGTCAAGATGCGCCCTGGTGACGGCAAAAACCAAGGTTGCGCCCCTGAAACACCTGTCCATTCCACGGTTGGAGCTACAGGCTGCTGTACTTGGAACTCGATTGATGCGTTTTACTCTGGAGTCCCACACCGTAATAATAACCGAGCGGTACATGTGGTCGGACTCTACAACAGTTTTGGCATGGCTTAGAGCGGATCCCCGCAAGTATAAGCAGTACGTAGCCTGCAGAATTGGGGAAATACTGGAGCAGACGGATGTGAACGAGTGGTGGTGGGTACCTTCGAAGAATAACCCAGCGGATTACGCCACGAAATGGGGAAGCGGTCCATCTGTGGACGTTAAGGGTGTTTGGTTCCAGGGACCAGGCATCTACGGTGAGGCGAAAAATACAGATTTCCTCACTCAAGAGGAGCTGCAGCAAGCAGAAGTGATGCTGATTGTGATGGCACAACGACAGCGGTTCTCAGACGAACTTGCGGTGCTCTCACGTGATCGTGACCGACCCAAAACCGAACGAGTGGGTTTAAGCAAAGCCAGCTCGCTGTACCAACTGACGCCATTCGTCGATGAAACCGGTATTATGAGAGTGGATGGACGGATAGGAGCAGCCGCAAATGTATGCTTCGAGGCGAAGTACCCTGCAATTCTTCCCAAGAAACACCGACTGACAGAGCTTATAATAGAAGCGTATCACCGAAAGTTCCAGCACGCCAATTCAGAGACCCTGGTGAACGAGATAAGACAGCGATACTATGTTTCTCACCTACGAGCAGTCGTCCGCAAGATCGGGAGCGAATGTAACGTGTGCAAGCAGCTTCGAGCGACTCCTCATGTTCCACGCATGGCATCCCTTCCTCCAGCCCGCTTAGCTTCGTTCACGAGGCCTTTTACCTACGTTGGCCTAGATTTCTTTGGACCCTTAGTTGTGAAAGTGGGGCGTAGCAATGCGAAACGTTGGGTTGCGCTTTTCACTTGCCTTACAATCCGTGCGGTGCATTGTGAGTTAGTATTCAGTTTATCAACCGACGCCTGCCTGAAGAGTATTCGTCGTTTTGTGTGTCGCCGAGGCGCCCCGGCCGAAATTCATTCTGATAATGGCACTAATTTCTGTGGCGCGGTGAGACAGATCCAGCAGGGACTTGCTGCGACGGTAACCAGTACGACAACCAAATGGCTGTTCATTCCGCCTACAGCCTCCCATATGGGCGGCGCATGGGAGCGCATGGTGCGCTCGGTGAAGCAGGCGATGATGGGTGCCTATAACAGCGATCGAAAGCTCGACGACGAATCGCTGAACACGTTGATCATTGAAGCGGAAGCCATTGTTAACAGCCGTCCCCTCACTTATTTGCCATTGGACGCAGAGGAAAGCGAGGCTCTATCTCCGAACCACTTCCTGTTAGGAAGCTCGAGCGGAGTTCAGCTACCTGTGGCGGAACCGACGGATAGTTCAGAAGCATTGAAGAATTCCTGGAGCATGATACAGCATCAACTGGATTGCTTCTGGAGGCGATGGATCCGGGAGATGCTCCCAACGCTGACCAAGAGGACAAAATGGTTCGGGGAAGAGAGGATGATTAGTGACGGAGACCTGGTGTTCATCATAGACGACGGTAAGCGGAATGACTGGACCAGGGGAAGAGTGATGGAGGTTATACCGGGGGCCGACGGTCGGATTAGGCAAGCAATAGTAAGAACTGCGAGGGGGTTACTCCGTAGACCTGTTTCGAAGCTAGCTATCTTGGATATTGGTGGTAAAACTGGGACCGGTGGCCAGTGTTACGGGGGGAGGATGTTCCCGCTGGGCGCACTGCTACATCTAAGCGTTTCACGGTGTTACCTCGACTTAATCCCGCTAACGGCTGTCAAACACCCACAAACGGTTCATAGGATGACAAccggaaagaaagaaaaataa